Genomic segment of Gammaproteobacteria bacterium:
CGCGCTGGCGCTGAATCGCTTTGACCGCCTGCTTTCTTCCAACCTGCTCGAGGCGGAAATGCGCGCCGTCTTCCAGCGCGAAAGCGCGCCTTTCGAGGACGATGTAGTAGCGGGTATCGAGTGGATCCTGCCCAACAGGCCGCTCTCCTCTGAGTGCGAGAGAGCACTTGGCGCCGGCAACCTGCGGGGCGCCGATCTCTGCCATGTCGCCACTGCCTTGTATGTGTCCCCACAGCCGGTCAACCTTGCTTTTGCAACGCTCGATGTCGAACAAGGCCGGGTGGCCTCGGCGCTGGGCTTTCCCAAATGCCGCATCTGAGGCCCTGAGAATGCGGCATTATCGGTAGCGGGGAATTCATCGATGACCGAAGGGAGACCAGACGAGCTCGAACCTGTGGCCGGTAATGGCCTGTTGCACCGGCGCCTTTTTCTCAAGGGAGGCGCCGCGGTGCTGGGCGCGGGCTCGCTGGGGCTGATGACGGCAGCGCCGGCGAAGGACCTGCCGCCCTGGATGCGGGCGCCGGGCCGTCCGCTGAGCGGTTACGGCAGCCGCTCGACCTACGAAGATCACGTCCGGCGCCGGGTCCTGGCCGCTACCGGCGCCGACGGCGCCGGCGGTTCCTGGACGCCGCTGGAAGCGCTGGAGGGAATGATCACGCCGAATCCCCTGCACTTCGAGCGCCACCACAGCGGGATACCGGACATCGATCCCGACCGGCACCGGCTGCTCATTCACGGGATGGTCGATCGCGCCCTTTTCTTCGACATGGACGCGCTTTCGCGCTACCCGATGGTGTCGCGCATTCAGTTCATCGAGTGTTCGGGCAACAGCTACCTAGCCGGGCTTCCCCGCCGGCCCATCAACGATACCTGCGGCTTCCTGCACGGCCTGGTGTCGTGCAGCGAGTGGACCGGCGTGCCATTGTCCATCCTGCTGGATGAGGCCGGCGTGGACCCCGCCGCCGGCTGGATCATGGCCGAAGGCGCCGACGCCGCGGCGATGAACCGCAGCGTCCCGCTGGCCAAGGCCATGGACGATGCATTGCTCGCGGTGTACCAGAACGGGGAGCGCCTGCGGCCGGAGCAGGGATACCCCTTGCGGCTGTTCCTGCCGGGGTACGAGGGCAACATGAGCATCAAGTGGCTGCGCAGAATAAAGGTCACCGCCGCGCCGTCGATGACCCGCGAAGAGACCTCCAAGTACACCGACCTCCTGCCCGACGGTCGCTCGCTGATCTTCTCCTATCCCATGGACGTGAAGTCCGTGATCACTTCGCCGTCGCCCGGACTGGTGCTCAAGGGCCCCGGGCTGTATCAGATCTCCGGCATGGCCTGGTCGGGGGCGGGCCGGATCGCCCGGGTCGAGGTCTCCGCGGACGGCGGCGCCACCTGGGGCGAGGCGGGCTTGTGCGAACCGGTGCTGGACAAGGCCGTGACGCGATTCCGCATGGCGTGGCGCTGGAACGGAGCCGAAACCGTGATCCTGAGCCGCGCCGTGGACGAAACCGGCGCCATGCAACCCACGCGCGAAGCGATCATCGCGGCCAAGGGCAGGAAGTTCGCCTACCACTACAACGGCATCCAGGCGTGGGGGATCGACAGCGAAGGGCAGGTAAGCAATGTTTATACGTAGCCTGGCGGCGATCGCCGTCGCCGCTTTGGCTGCGATCGTCCTGGCCCAGGAAGGACCGGAACTGGGCGTCGAGGCCACCCCGGAGGAAGTCGCCGAATGGGAAATCAGCGTCGAGCCCGACGGCGAGGGTCTCCCACCCGGGTCGGGCACGGCGATAGAGGGAAAACCCGTCTATACGCTGTACTGCTTCTCCTGCCACGGCGTCGAGGGACAGGGTCAGTTGAACGACGTGCTGGTGGGCGGGCACGGCACGCTCGACGGCCCGGCGCCGCTGAAGACCGTGGGCAGCTTCTGGCCGTACGCGCCCGTCGTGTTCGACTACATCCGCCGCACGATGCCGTACCAGCAGCCGCAGTCGCTCAGCGACGATCAGGTCTACGCGTTGACGGCGTACCTGCTGTACCTGAACGGAATCATCGCGGAGGACGAAGCGATGAACGCTCAAACGCTGCCCGAAGTACGCATGCCCAACCGCGACAACTTCATCCTCGCTTACCCGCCCCCCGAAGAGGACTAACTTGGGAGTGGGGGCATGCCCCCCACAGCGTCCCGCCCTCCGTGAAGACTACTTGCGGTAGTCGAGCGGGGGCTCGCGGTCGCCGAGCAGCGGGCGGTATTCGAAGTCGGGGCCGCGCCTTTCCTCGAATTCCGCTTTCGCCCGGGCGATGAGTTCGGCGTCCGTGTAGAGGTCGCGAGCGGTCTCGGCCAGCACCCTGGCCGCCAGCATCATGCCCTTGTGTCCGATGCTCATGCCCCCGGCGGCGACCGCCTGCCAACTGTGCGCCGCCGTGCCCGGAACCCAGGTCGCCGTGCCGAACCCCGCGGTGGGCACGATCCAGCTTACGTCGCCGACGTCGGTGGAACCCATTTTCTGGTTGAACTCGAAGGGCTCGATCTCGTTTCGGGCCTCGAGCGGGCGCAGTCGGCCGAACATCGACTTCCTTATCGTGGTCGCGAATTCCATTTCCGCTTCGTCGTACTCGACGCCGCCCAAGCGTTTCAGGTGTTCATGCATGACCCCGGCCAGTACATCGTTGCGCAGCAGCGGGAAGTTGCCGTGCATCACCTCGTACTGCATCCGGGTGCCCGTCCCGAGGGCGGCGCCTTCGGCCGCGGCCACGACCCGATTGAACAACTGGGCCACCATCCCCGGTTCGGGATGGCGCACGTAGTAATAGACCTCGGCAAACTCCGGCACGATGTTCGGCGCCCGGCCTCCGTCCGTTATGACGTAGTGCAGCCGGGCCGTGGACGGCATGTGTTCGCGCATGAGATTGGTCATGTAGTTCATCGCCTCAACGCCGTCCAGCGCCGAACGACCGCGCTCGGGTGAGGCTGCGGCGTGGGCCGCGATTCCGTGAAAGCGGAAACGTCCGGACTTGTTGCCGTTGCTGCTCTCGGGGGAGGCGATATTGCGGTCGGACGGATGCCAGTGCAGCACGATGTCCACGTCGTCGAACAGCCCGGCCCGCGCGAGATACACCTTGCCGGAGCCGCCCTCCTCGGCCGGCGTACCGTAGACGCGCACCGTTCCGGACGTTCCCGTGCTGTCCAGCCATTCCGCGATCGCCGTGCCCGCCGTCGCCGATGCGGTGCCGAACAGGTGATGTCCGCAGGCGTGTCCCGGAGCATCGGCTACCAGCGGCCGCCGGCGCGGCACCGGCGCCTGCGACAGCCCCGGCAGGGCATCAAATTCAGCCAGGATGCCGATGACCGGCCCGCCGCTTCCCCGACTGGCGACGAAGGCGGTGGGGATGGCGGCTACGCTGCGCTCCACCCTGAAGCCGTTTCCCTCAAGGTAGCCCGCGAGCCGTTCGGCGCTGCGGGTTTCGAGGTAGCCAAGCTCGGCATACTCGAACAAGTCCATTGCCAGCGCAACGGCCTCGTCGCGCCGCGCTTCGACCAGGGGCGCCAGTCCGCTTTCCGCCGTGACAACGACCGGGGCGGCAAGCGTCAGCGCCACTGCCGTAATGGACGCCGCCAGCGGCCTTGGCAGATGCAGCCGGCAAGAGACCGCGCCGGAAACCAGCGAAAAACCTTGCTTTCTGAACAGATTCATGTTGTCCCCACCATGCAGGATTCCCCGGCTATTGTATGGAGGACCCGGCGCTCGCGGCACGTCCGGCGCGCGGGTACAATCGCCGCTGCCGCGGGCATTGGACGCCGGACGGCAGTTGACGGGGGTTGCAATGAAACCGGGTTACTGGAGCCGCGCGTGCGCGCAACGGCCGTGGCTGCTCCTGCTTTTCTGCACGGTCCTGGCCGGGCATGCGCACGGCGGCGTTTCGGCGAGCCTGAGCGGCGTCGTGCGGGACCCGGGGGGCGCCGCGGTTGCGAATGCGCGGGTCTCGATCGTGCATCGGCCCTCGGGCACCGCC
This window contains:
- a CDS encoding cytochrome c, with the translated sequence MFIRSLAAIAVAALAAIVLAQEGPELGVEATPEEVAEWEISVEPDGEGLPPGSGTAIEGKPVYTLYCFSCHGVEGQGQLNDVLVGGHGTLDGPAPLKTVGSFWPYAPVVFDYIRRTMPYQQPQSLSDDQVYALTAYLLYLNGIIAEDEAMNAQTLPEVRMPNRDNFILAYPPPEED
- a CDS encoding amidohydrolase, which produces MNLFRKQGFSLVSGAVSCRLHLPRPLAASITAVALTLAAPVVVTAESGLAPLVEARRDEAVALAMDLFEYAELGYLETRSAERLAGYLEGNGFRVERSVAAIPTAFVASRGSGGPVIGILAEFDALPGLSQAPVPRRRPLVADAPGHACGHHLFGTASATAGTAIAEWLDSTGTSGTVRVYGTPAEEGGSGKVYLARAGLFDDVDIVLHWHPSDRNIASPESSNGNKSGRFRFHGIAAHAAASPERGRSALDGVEAMNYMTNLMREHMPSTARLHYVITDGGRAPNIVPEFAEVYYYVRHPEPGMVAQLFNRVVAAAEGAALGTGTRMQYEVMHGNFPLLRNDVLAGVMHEHLKRLGGVEYDEAEMEFATTIRKSMFGRLRPLEARNEIEPFEFNQKMGSTDVGDVSWIVPTAGFGTATWVPGTAAHSWQAVAAGGMSIGHKGMMLAARVLAETARDLYTDAELIARAKAEFEERRGPDFEYRPLLGDREPPLDYRK
- a CDS encoding type II toxin-antitoxin system VapC family toxin → MSAVYVDTSVLAGIAFGEPVAERFALALNRFDRLLSSNLLEAEMRAVFQRESAPFEDDVVAGIEWILPNRPLSSECERALGAGNLRGADLCHVATALYVSPQPVNLAFATLDVEQGRVASALGFPKCRI
- the soxC gene encoding sulfite dehydrogenase — encoded protein: MTEGRPDELEPVAGNGLLHRRLFLKGGAAVLGAGSLGLMTAAPAKDLPPWMRAPGRPLSGYGSRSTYEDHVRRRVLAATGADGAGGSWTPLEALEGMITPNPLHFERHHSGIPDIDPDRHRLLIHGMVDRALFFDMDALSRYPMVSRIQFIECSGNSYLAGLPRRPINDTCGFLHGLVSCSEWTGVPLSILLDEAGVDPAAGWIMAEGADAAAMNRSVPLAKAMDDALLAVYQNGERLRPEQGYPLRLFLPGYEGNMSIKWLRRIKVTAAPSMTREETSKYTDLLPDGRSLIFSYPMDVKSVITSPSPGLVLKGPGLYQISGMAWSGAGRIARVEVSADGGATWGEAGLCEPVLDKAVTRFRMAWRWNGAETVILSRAVDETGAMQPTREAIIAAKGRKFAYHYNGIQAWGIDSEGQVSNVYT